Within the Saccharopolyspora gloriosae genome, the region GCGTTCTCGATGCCGAACAACGTGCTCGCCGGGCCGTGGAGCACCGAGTCCAGCGCCACCACGCCCAGCACCCGCGACCGTCCGGTGGCCAGGCCCCGTGCGTGCGGGTTGGGCAGGTAACCGAGCCGCCGCACGGCGTCGAGGACCCGCCGCCGCGTGTCGGCCCGCACCGGCCCGGTGCCGTTGACGACGCGGGACACCGTCATGTGCGACACCCCGGCGAGCCGGGCGACGTCGGCCAGCGAGGCCCGCTGGCCCGGGCCGGGCGCACCGGCCACCGGACCATCGGATTCCCTGGCCATCACCGCACCCGCTTCCCCATCGACCGGATCGAGCCGCAAGTGTTAGCGCTAACACAACAGCGGTCAAGGTCCCCTGAGGTGAATTGCTCCGACCGCTGCGGAGGCACTGCGATGGATGGGCGCTCCCCCGGCTCCACCAGGCGCAACGAATCTCGCTGAACCCGTCGCGGAGCCGCCTCCCGAAGACCGGCTCACGCCGTGCGCCTCCGGATGCCACCTGAGGTGAACGCCTCCTTAGCCCAATCTGACCGGTCGAATGGGCCGTTCACTCCAGCAGCACCACCAGGTGAGTGCCGCATTCGACCGGTGGGCGCGGGCGAAGGAGGCGTTCACCTCATGCAGCTGAGATTCGTCGACGAGCGTCAGGCCGCGCGTTTCGGCGGCCGGTGGGGAGGTGGCCGTCGACGGTGAGGTTGATGCCGGTGCAGAGGGCGACCAGCAGGCCCGCCGGGACGAGCACCGCGCACGGTTGCAGGAACAGCGCCTCTTGGTTGCGTTCCACCAGCACCGCCCAGTCCGCGGTGGCCGGGTCGAGCCCCAGGCCGAGGAAGTTCGCCGAGGCGACGAGGTACAGCACCAGGCTCAACCTGCCACCGGCGTCCACGACGACGGGAGCGAGCACGCCACGGCCGATGTAGCCGAAGTGGATGCGCCACCACGATTCCCCTTGCATGGCCATCGCTTCCACCGCACCGCGCCGCCCGGCTCCGAGCGCGGCGCTGCGCACGATCCGCACCACGGCCGGAAGTTGCAGCAACGCCACGGCGAGGACCAGCGCGCCCGCCGACCGGGTTCCGGTGGCGGCGAGGACCATCAGCACGAGCAGCCCGGGCAGCGCCAGCACCAGGTCCAGGCCGCGGGTGAGCCACCGATCGGCCCAGCGGTACGGCTGCCCCACCGCCGCCAGCGCCAGCGGAACACCGACCGCGTAGGACAGCACGAGCGCTCCCCCGGCCAGCGCCAGCACGGATCCACCGCCGTCCAGCGCCAACGCGAGCACGTCCCGGCCGAGCACGTCGGTACCGAGCGGGTGCACCGCATCAGGTGGCAGCAGCGGCGTGCTCGCCGCCCGCACCGATCCGGCGATCAGCGGCCCGGCCAGCGCCGCCAGCAGCGGCACGCCGAGCAGCACCCAGCCCACGACGCGGCTCATCGGCCACCCGCCCGGAATCGGCGCGCGGCCAGGTCGATGATCAGGTTGACGCCGATCGTGATCGCCGCGAACAGCAGCGCATAGCCTTGCACCGTCGGCAGATCCCGCGCCCGCACCGCCTCCACGAACCCTGCTCCGAGCCCTTGCAGCGCGAACAGCGCCTCCACCACGACCACGCCGCCGAGCAGCCCGTCCACGGTGCGGGCGAGCTGCTGCAGCACCGGGCCGATCGTGTTCGGCAGCACGTGGCGCAACACCACCTCGCGTTCCCCGAGCCCGGCGCGGCGCACGTGCGCGGCGAACTCGGCGGCGTTCGCGGTGACCACCCCGGTGCGGACCTGGCGGGCCAGCGCGCACAACTGCTTGGCCACCAGCACCGCCACCGGGAGCACCAGCACCGCCGGTTCCGCCGTCAACGACCACCCGGACAGCCCGGCCGCCGTCGCAGGCAACCAGCCGGCCTGCACCGAGAACACGCCGACCAGCAGCAACGCGAGCGCGAACTCCGGCACCGAGTTCAGCAGCACCACCACGAAGTTCACCGACCGGTCGAACCGGGAGCCGGCGCGCAGCCCGCTGCGCACGCCCAGCCACAGCGCCAGCGGCAGCACGATCAGCAGGGTGAGCGCCGTGAGCAGCATCGTGGTGGCCGCGTTGCCCGCGATCTCCTCGGCCACCGGGCGGCCGGTGCGCAGCGAAGTTCCGAGGTCGCCGTGCAGGATTCCGCCCGCCCAGTCCAGGAATCGCGTGTTCAGCGGCTCGTCCAGGCCGAGTTGTTCCCGCAGCGCCGCGACCTGCCCGTCGTCGGCGTGCTCGCCGAGCACGACTTCCGCGGTGTCGCCGGGCAGCAGCGCGGTCAGCGCGAACACGCCGATGGCGACGATCACGATCTGCGCCACCGCGACGCCGACTCTGGACAACAGCCCGGCGAGCACCCGCGCGCCGGGGGCCGCCCCGCGCAGTTGCGGAGCGAGCGCGATCAACCCACGCTCACCCGATCGAACCGCGCCCAGTCCAGGGAGTTCGGCGGTGCGCCGCGCACGCCGGAGACCTGGTCGGAGGTGGCGACGTTCCAGCCGCTGAAGCCCCACACCACCATGCCGCTCTGTTCCCGCGACAGCCGCTGCGCCGTCGCCAGCAGATCAGCGCGCCGAGCATCGTCGGCTGT harbors:
- a CDS encoding ABC transporter permease, translating into MSRVVGWVLLGVPLLAALAGPLIAGSVRAASTPLLPPDAVHPLGTDVLGRDVLALALDGGGSVLALAGGALVLSYAVGVPLALAAVGQPYRWADRWLTRGLDLVLALPGLLVLMVLAATGTRSAGALVLAVALLQLPAVVRIVRSAALGAGRRGAVEAMAMQGESWWRIHFGYIGRGVLAPVVVDAGGRLSLVLYLVASANFLGLGLDPATADWAVLVERNQEALFLQPCAVLVPAGLLVALCTGINLTVDGHLPTGRRNARPDARRRISAA
- a CDS encoding ABC transporter permease; this encodes MIALAPQLRGAAPGARVLAGLLSRVGVAVAQIVIVAIGVFALTALLPGDTAEVVLGEHADDGQVAALREQLGLDEPLNTRFLDWAGGILHGDLGTSLRTGRPVAEEIAGNAATTMLLTALTLLIVLPLALWLGVRSGLRAGSRFDRSVNFVVVLLNSVPEFALALLLVGVFSVQAGWLPATAAGLSGWSLTAEPAVLVLPVAVLVAKQLCALARQVRTGVVTANAAEFAAHVRRAGLGEREVVLRHVLPNTIGPVLQQLARTVDGLLGGVVVVEALFALQGLGAGFVEAVRARDLPTVQGYALLFAAITIGVNLIIDLAARRFRAGGR